CGATCTCCATGTACGCTCCCGCTTCGTCGCAAAAGCGCTCGCCATCCTGATCGACCATGATCGAAAACGGCAGCGAGAGGTCGAGGTGATGCATGAACGGCAACGGCGAACCATCCGGAGCGCGCGCACCTTCCGGCAGTTCCTCGTTGGGGCCGAGCGACGTCACGACCCACCACGCTTCTTCCATGCAATCCACCGCGCCGCCGAGCGCGATCGCAGCTTGCAGGATTTCACCGGTATCGCCTGGATTCGCATTGGTCCAATCCGCGGACGACGGCTGCGGCTGGTACTTGCGGCGCATTTCAGCGTTGTGTGAAAAGCCACCCGTATTGAGCAGCACGCCCTGACGAGCGCGCACGCGCAACTCGCGGCCGCTGCGCACTGCGACAATGCCGACCACCCGCCCCTCCTCGACGATGAACTCCCGCACCGGCGTGTCCGTCCAGATCGGCACGTTCGCGCGCAGCGCCATCTGAAGCATGCGCCCCTGAATCGCCGCACCGTTCGCCACGAGCTCCTTGCCGGTGATCTTCTGATAAAGCATGCGGCCGCCGAGCTGCATCGCCTTGCGCTTGCCGCCCCACGTCCGCTTCATCAGAAACAGTGTCGGGTACTCGTCCGAGTTGGCTGGCATCGACGGGCCTTTATAGCGCGACAAGCGCGGCGCCCATTCGCCCAGTTCCTTCACGTCGAACAACTTCGCCAATAGCGAGCGGCCACGGGGCTCCCCGCCGGGCAGCGTGTCGTAGTAATCGGACCAGCCGTCCGCGTACACGAACTGCATCCCCTGCTGCTCGAGAAACTCGGCCATCTTCGGCCCGGTGCGCAGGTAAGCCTCGCGTCGCGCATGCGAGGTGCCCGGACCTTGATACGTCACCGCGGCGTCGAAGTACTGCCGTGCGCGCTCATACGAATCGCTTACGCCGTGGCGCTTCATCACGTGATTGTTCGGCAGCCACCAGACACCGCCCGAATAGCCGGTCGAGCCACCGACCTTCGCCTGCTTCTCGATGATCAGCGCTTCCTTGCCCACCGACTTGCAGGCAAGCGCCGCACACATCGAACCACCGCCGCTGCCGACCACCACGAAGTCGTACGTTGCGTCCCAGCTCGTCGACATCACTCCTCCCGCGCGATGAATTCGCGCAGCGCGCGATGGAAGTTCGAAACCGACGTTTCCTGCAGCGGATTCGTGCGCGAACCCTTGAAGCCGCGCGACTTCATCCCCTGCTGCACGTTGGTCATGTTCTGGAAGTCCTGCCACAGGATCAGGCCGAAGTTTTCCTGAGCGTTCTCTTTCCAGTCATCAACACCGTAGTAGAACTCGCGCTTGAGCGGCGGCTCCGCGCCCGGCGCGAAGCGCTGCAGCGACCAGATGTCGTAGATGCACGAATCGGGGTTATCGCCGTCCGGGCGCGCGCGGTAAAAGAGCGCGCCGTCGGGGTACGGAAGAAACACGAGGTTCGGGAAGACATGCCAGTCCGCTCCCGCGCGACCGAGTTGCTCGAACGTGATCTCCGGCCAGCCGGCGCCCTCGGCGATCGCCGCTTCGCGCTGGAAATCCATTGCCTTTGCGAGGACTTCGAACTGGTTACCCGAGGGCGACATTTCCGTCATCAGCCGCTTCGCCGCTTCGTAGTCGCGCGCGGTATTGATTGCTTTCAGGGTCTCTTCCATCACACGGAAGAAGTTGACGAGACCCTGACGCACGTCCTCCGGCATCGGCTTGCCGGTTCGCGGTGACGGCGCGCCGATCATGCGCGTGGCCGTCGAGTAGCCGAACATGCCGTGGCGGCCGTAGGCAAAGCTTCGCGTTACGTCATCTCCCGCGACATCCAGCAACTGAGGATGTGTTGCCGCGACGTGATAACCCTCGGTGAACGCTTCGAGTGCAACCTTCCAGTTGCACGGAAGACGAATCGACTTGTACCAGCGGTAGCGCATCTTCTCGAACTCGAAGCAGTTCGTGATCTCCGGTACCGGATCGAGGAATTTAGCGAGCGGCTCCGCGTTCGGGTCCATGTTGATGAACACGAAGCCGCCCCACGTGTCCACCAGAACATCGGTGAGACGCAGATCACCGTCAGTCATTTCCTCGCAGCCGGCCCAGTCGTCACGATCGAGCACGCGCGCGACGCCGCCATCCAGATTCCACTGCCATCCGTGATAGGCACAGTGAAATTTCGAGGCCTTGCCGCTGCCGTTGGTCAAGCGACGGCCACGATGCTGACAGACGTTGAAAAAGGCCTTGATCTGATCGGCCGCCGTTCGCACCACGATGATCGATTCGCCGGCCACGTCGAAGGTGACGTAGTCGCCGACGTTGGGAATTTCTTCCAGCCGACATGCAACCTGCCACACGTGCGGCCACAGGCGCTCGTTCTCCCGCTCGAGAAATTGCTTCGACAGGTAACTGTCCTTCGGCACAAAATCGAGACGGACCGTGTGTTCACCCGAATCGGGACCTCTGTTACCCATTGCTATCTCCTTCGTGATGTGGCCGGCGTAGGCGCCGGTTCCGACTCTTTATGTTGTGGCCGGGTGGTTCGCAATCGATATGCAACGACCGGTTCAATTGTTGTGAACGGCGTTCAGATGCTAGGCTGACGCCCGAATTGCTGTCAATCC
The nucleotide sequence above comes from Paraburkholderia youngii. Encoded proteins:
- a CDS encoding FAD-binding protein; this encodes MSTSWDATYDFVVVGSGGGSMCAALACKSVGKEALIIEKQAKVGGSTGYSGGVWWLPNNHVMKRHGVSDSYERARQYFDAAVTYQGPGTSHARREAYLRTGPKMAEFLEQQGMQFVYADGWSDYYDTLPGGEPRGRSLLAKLFDVKELGEWAPRLSRYKGPSMPANSDEYPTLFLMKRTWGGKRKAMQLGGRMLYQKITGKELVANGAAIQGRMLQMALRANVPIWTDTPVREFIVEEGRVVGIVAVRSGRELRVRARQGVLLNTGGFSHNAEMRRKYQPQPSSADWTNANPGDTGEILQAAIALGGAVDCMEEAWWVVTSLGPNEELPEGARAPDGSPLPFMHHLDLSLPFSIMVDQDGERFCDEAGAYMEIGQRMYERHKQTGKAVPAWVVMDSRQRKYYPWGTAMPGQIPQKWLDSGYMIKADTLEELAAKCGIDRAGLLKTVQRFNGFCKTGVDEDYGRGSRAFDRCHGDPTIKPNPNLGPIEQGPFYAVRMYPGDVGTAGGLVTDEFGRVLKDDGSQIPGLYATGNCTASVVGRCYPGAGSSIGASFVFGYIAALHSSGAQKIW
- a CDS encoding aromatic ring-hydroxylating oxygenase subunit alpha, with translation MGNRGPDSGEHTVRLDFVPKDSYLSKQFLERENERLWPHVWQVACRLEEIPNVGDYVTFDVAGESIIVVRTAADQIKAFFNVCQHRGRRLTNGSGKASKFHCAYHGWQWNLDGGVARVLDRDDWAGCEEMTDGDLRLTDVLVDTWGGFVFINMDPNAEPLAKFLDPVPEITNCFEFEKMRYRWYKSIRLPCNWKVALEAFTEGYHVAATHPQLLDVAGDDVTRSFAYGRHGMFGYSTATRMIGAPSPRTGKPMPEDVRQGLVNFFRVMEETLKAINTARDYEAAKRLMTEMSPSGNQFEVLAKAMDFQREAAIAEGAGWPEITFEQLGRAGADWHVFPNLVFLPYPDGALFYRARPDGDNPDSCIYDIWSLQRFAPGAEPPLKREFYYGVDDWKENAQENFGLILWQDFQNMTNVQQGMKSRGFKGSRTNPLQETSVSNFHRALREFIAREE